From one Fusobacterium mortiferum ATCC 9817 genomic stretch:
- a CDS encoding glycosyltransferase, with amino-acid sequence MQEIKVSVIVPIYNTEKFLKKCIDSIVNQTLEEIEIILINDGSTDNSHNICEEYSKKYPQKIRYINNKNIGCSASRNLGMSLAQGEYIAFVDSDDYIDKEMYQEMYEKAKKENLDIVVCGITYVNQETKKRISSIPSNISKKSDYLIYKNRMANPVNKLYRKNIIKNILFPIDTHSGEDIVFCYKSILKAKKINHIEKSYYYYIYHGNNSIFNLEKRLGIFIAFKELYIYLKDNDYLKNKEIIKKFYENFNFYAIRGAFFMLLNPKLVSNEEYEKYDKLFYKELKKIKFLPFKSKVLVYYYRNIIWGIRKFNLYDILKKIKNKVGEFYERN; translated from the coding sequence GTGCAAGAGATAAAAGTAAGTGTAATAGTGCCAATATATAATACAGAAAAATTTTTAAAAAAATGTATAGATAGTATAGTAAATCAAACTTTAGAAGAAATAGAAATAATACTAATAAATGATGGCTCAACAGATAATAGTCATAATATTTGTGAAGAGTATAGCAAAAAATATCCTCAAAAAATAAGATATATAAATAATAAAAATATAGGATGTAGTGCTAGTAGAAATTTAGGAATGAGTTTAGCTCAAGGAGAATATATAGCTTTTGTAGATAGTGATGATTATATTGATAAAGAAATGTATCAAGAAATGTATGAAAAAGCTAAGAAAGAAAATTTAGATATAGTTGTTTGTGGAATAACTTATGTAAATCAAGAAACTAAAAAAAGAATATCATCTATTCCAAGTAATATAAGTAAAAAAAGTGACTATTTAATTTATAAAAATAGGATGGCTAATCCTGTAAATAAATTATATAGAAAAAACATAATAAAAAATATATTATTTCCAATAGATACTCATTCAGGAGAAGATATAGTATTTTGTTATAAAAGTATATTGAAAGCTAAAAAGATAAATCATATAGAGAAATCATATTATTATTATATTTATCATGGAAATAATTCAATCTTTAATTTAGAAAAAAGATTAGGTATTTTTATTGCTTTCAAGGAGCTTTATATTTATCTAAAAGATAATGATTATCTAAAAAATAAGGAGATAATAAAAAAGTTTTATGAGAATTTTAATTTTTATGCAATAAGAGGAGCATTTTTTATGTTATTAAATCCTAAATTAGTATCGAATGAAGAATATGAAAAGTATGACAAGTTATTTTATAAAGAATTAAAAAAGATAAAGTTTCTTCCATTTAAATCAAAAGTATTAGTATATTATTATAGAAATATTATTTGGGGAATTAGAAAATTTAATTTATATGATATTTTAAAAAAAATTAAAAATAAAGTTGGAGAATTTTATGAAAGAAACTAA
- a CDS encoding glycosyltransferase family 2 protein yields MKKISILIPVYNTSKYLERCLNSIINQNLKEIEIICINDGSTDNSLEILNSFVQKDSRIKIINKNNGGLTTARNVGIKNATGEYCLNIDSDDWIEQGYLEEIYKKAKKENLDMVISDIIFDYEYKKEEIIKKDLNIEENKILTGKEYLKIFLSKNFYGYTWNKLIKKEIYEKFGIEYDEEIFLYEDVEVIAKLALHMKRIGKINKAYYHYIQGENNGSRVIKFKNYLDMERCFNEIKKYYLKSNIEKEVMNFLEFREEYSLFKNLLFSSYKKNNDYYERVNKVLFKIEIMKKYNDLLEEKSVILFFKLEKKVRTLKNKVIIFEIIKKLIWVKQKLKRSK; encoded by the coding sequence ATGAAAAAAATAAGCATATTAATTCCAGTATATAATACAAGTAAATATTTAGAAAGATGTTTGAATAGTATTATTAATCAAAATTTAAAAGAAATAGAAATAATTTGTATAAATGATGGTTCAACAGATAATAGTTTAGAGATTTTAAATAGTTTTGTTCAAAAGGATAGTAGGATAAAAATTATAAATAAAAATAATGGTGGATTAACTACAGCAAGAAATGTAGGAATAAAAAATGCTACTGGAGAGTATTGTTTAAATATAGATAGTGATGATTGGATAGAGCAGGGATACTTAGAGGAAATATATAAAAAGGCTAAAAAAGAAAATTTGGATATGGTTATTTCAGATATTATTTTTGATTATGAGTATAAGAAAGAGGAAATTATAAAAAAAGATTTAAATATAGAAGAAAATAAAATTTTAACTGGTAAGGAGTATTTAAAAATTTTTTTAAGTAAAAATTTTTATGGTTATACTTGGAATAAACTAATAAAAAAAGAAATTTATGAGAAATTTGGAATAGAATATGATGAAGAAATTTTTTTATATGAAGATGTTGAAGTTATAGCTAAATTAGCACTTCATATGAAAAGAATAGGGAAGATAAATAAAGCATACTATCATTATATTCAAGGAGAAAATAATGGAAGTAGAGTTATTAAATTTAAAAATTATTTAGATATGGAAAGATGTTTTAATGAAATAAAAAAATATTATTTAAAAAGTAATATTGAGAAAGAAGTAATGAACTTTTTAGAATTTCGTGAAGAGTATAGCTTGTTTAAAAATTTACTATTTTCATCTTATAAAAAAAATAATGATTATTATGAAAGGGTAAATAAAGTTTTATTCAAAATAGAAATAATGAAAAAGTATAATGATTTGTTGGAAGAGAAAAGTGTTATATTATTTTTTAAATTAGAAAAAAAAGTGAGAACATTAAAAAATAAAGTAATAATTTTTGAAATTATTAAAAAACTAATTTGGGTTAAACAAAAATTAAAGAGGAGTAAGTAA
- a CDS encoding polysaccharide pyruvyl transferase family protein → MSIKSIVGLNLRKILEKNEISKLIKNYQNIEKIIYFSTPEHNNLGDQAIAIAIEKILKDKYKDKLILEFSYNKYNRNKKMIRKLLNENDIIVTIGGGNFGNLYLYEEEQRRDIVERFPNNKIIVMPQSISFTNDEIGKKEIEKSNSIYSKHKNFNIITRDRKSYKYGKEYFPNNNVYLTPDSVLYLEDWYRNDADRKDVILTLRSDKEKALDNEKVDRIIKHLESKKINFRRDDTIQKYSVNKETREYEVKNMLRKISSAKLNITDRFHGVIFSVITNTPVIVFKSLDHKIEEGVKWFKHLDWVHYVTTVEEAEKLIDKYMNSEYKVEKEKYELKEKLKEVFFNI, encoded by the coding sequence ATGAGTATAAAATCAATAGTTGGATTAAATTTAAGAAAAATATTAGAAAAAAATGAAATAAGTAAGTTAATAAAAAATTATCAAAATATAGAAAAAATTATATATTTTTCAACACCAGAGCACAATAATTTAGGAGACCAAGCAATAGCGATAGCAATAGAAAAAATACTAAAAGATAAATATAAAGATAAATTAATTTTAGAATTTTCATACAATAAATATAATAGAAATAAAAAAATGATAAGAAAGTTATTAAATGAAAATGATATTATAGTAACAATTGGTGGAGGAAATTTTGGAAATTTATATTTATATGAGGAAGAACAAAGAAGGGATATAGTAGAAAGATTTCCAAATAATAAAATTATAGTTATGCCCCAAAGTATATCTTTCACAAATGACGAAATTGGAAAAAAAGAAATAGAAAAAAGTAATAGTATTTATTCAAAGCATAAAAATTTTAATATAATAACAAGAGATAGAAAAAGTTATAAATATGGAAAAGAGTATTTTCCAAATAATAATGTGTATTTAACTCCAGATAGTGTGTTATATTTAGAAGATTGGTATAGAAATGATGCTGATAGGAAAGATGTTATTTTGACGTTAAGAAGTGATAAAGAAAAAGCATTAGATAATGAAAAAGTAGATAGAATAATAAAGCATTTGGAGTCAAAAAAAATAAATTTTAGAAGAGATGATACTATTCAAAAATATTCTGTGAATAAAGAAACTAGAGAGTATGAAGTAAAAAATATGTTAAGAAAAATTTCATCAGCTAAATTAAATATAACTGATAGATTTCATGGGGTAATTTTTTCTGTAATTACAAATACACCAGTAATTGTTTTTAAATCATTAGATCATAAAATAGAAGAGGGAGTAAAATGGTTTAAACATTTAGATTGGGTTCACTATGTTACAACAGTAGAAGAGGCAGAAAAGTTGATAGATAAATACATGAATTCTGAATATAAAGTAGAAAAAGAAAAATATGAGTTAAAAGAGAAATTAAAAGAAGTATTTTTTAATATTTAA
- a CDS encoding lipopolysaccharide biosynthesis protein, translated as MNKYKKLGYNTLFILIGNIGSKLVSFLLLPFYTAYLSPELYGELNMITMAITFLTPLLTLQFATTVFRFANHQPEEKQNMITFIALSSVIPIILIVSIFSKNIIEYFRIDYITRYYKYILIIFIFSYLNSVLKEKIRTNSRVKLYSVIGIIETFITVSLNVYLVPKYLVLGMIMSMTYSAIIISIILAYFSRLDKIIRIKYWNKDVFKEMLRYSIPLIPNAIIWSILALADRIFLKYYYGLEEVGLYSVASKIPMILTVIFNIFYNSLQISMLDEYKKEGFDKFFHNIFYNISLIQMFGAIGITILIKPMIRFIVADTYIEIWKYIPLFLLTILFNNYSAILGIKYLLKKDTKNLLKSSFIASIANIGFNYLLVPRYGIFGAIIATVISYIVLFYMRKKDTEDMINIEKSFYLGNIIILLLSLLPIFESLENYRLYISFVLIFLFIIIQKNYLLSLYDFVLKRFNRRRV; from the coding sequence ATGAATAAATATAAAAAATTAGGATATAATACATTATTTATATTAATAGGAAATATTGGTTCAAAGTTAGTAAGTTTTTTATTATTACCATTTTATACAGCTTATTTATCTCCAGAGCTTTATGGAGAGTTAAATATGATAACAATGGCAATAACTTTTTTAACTCCATTATTAACTTTACAATTTGCTACTACTGTTTTTAGATTTGCTAATCATCAACCAGAAGAAAAGCAAAATATGATAACTTTTATAGCGTTATCAAGCGTAATTCCTATAATATTAATAGTAAGTATATTTTCAAAAAATATTATAGAATATTTTAGGATAGATTATATAACTAGATATTATAAATATATTTTAATAATTTTTATATTTTCATATTTAAATAGTGTATTGAAAGAAAAAATTAGAACAAATTCAAGAGTAAAATTATATTCTGTTATTGGAATAATAGAAACATTTATAACAGTTAGTCTAAATGTTTATTTAGTTCCAAAATATCTGGTATTAGGAATGATAATGTCTATGACCTATTCAGCAATTATAATTTCTATAATTTTAGCTTATTTTTCAAGATTAGATAAAATTATAAGAATAAAATATTGGAATAAAGATGTTTTTAAAGAAATGTTAAGGTATTCGATTCCTTTGATTCCTAATGCTATTATATGGAGTATATTAGCCTTAGCTGATAGAATATTTTTAAAATATTATTATGGATTGGAAGAAGTAGGTTTATATTCAGTAGCAAGTAAAATTCCTATGATATTAACAGTAATTTTTAATATTTTTTATAATTCTTTGCAAATTTCTATGTTAGATGAGTATAAAAAAGAGGGATTTGATAAATTTTTTCATAATATTTTTTATAATATTAGTTTAATCCAAATGTTTGGTGCAATAGGAATAACAATTTTAATAAAACCAATGATTAGATTTATTGTAGCAGATACTTATATTGAAATTTGGAAATATATTCCATTATTTTTATTAACTATTCTATTCAATAATTATTCAGCAATATTAGGAATAAAGTATTTGTTAAAAAAAGATACAAAAAATTTATTAAAAAGTTCATTTATAGCAAGTATAGCTAATATAGGTTTTAATTATTTATTAGTTCCGAGATATGGAATTTTTGGAGCTATAATAGCTACAGTGATATCATATATAGTATTATTTTATATGAGAAAAAAAGATACAGAAGATATGATAAATATTGAAAAGTCTTTCTATCTAGGAAATATAATTATTTTATTACTAAGTTTATTACCTATATTTGAGAGCCTAGAAAATTATAGATTATATATAAGTTTCGTTTTAATTTTTTTATTTATAATAATACAAAAAAATTATTTATTATCTCTATATGATTTTGTTTTAAAAAGATTTAATAGAAGGAGAGTATAA
- the galU gene encoding UTP--glucose-1-phosphate uridylyltransferase GalU, giving the protein MKVTKAVIPAAGLGTRVLPATKAQPKEMLVIVDKPSLQYIIEELVESGIKDIIIITGRNKNSIEDHFDYSYELEDTLKKDGKDKLLGKVESISSMANICYVRQNHPKGLGHAILKAKSFVGDEPFVIALGDDIVYNDKPVAKQLIENYSKYQSSIVGCQEVKESDVSKYGIVKPSKSLDEKTVEMVDFIEKPSIEEVPSRLACLGRYLLTPKIFEYLEKTEPGKGGEIQLTDAIVAMMKDGEKVLAYNFDGKRYDIGNKFGLLKANIEFGLRNEETREELLEYLKNI; this is encoded by the coding sequence ATGAAAGTAACAAAAGCAGTCATACCAGCAGCAGGACTTGGTACTAGGGTATTGCCTGCAACTAAGGCACAGCCTAAAGAGATGTTAGTAATAGTAGATAAACCGTCATTACAATATATCATAGAAGAACTTGTAGAGTCTGGAATAAAAGATATAATCATAATTACTGGTAGAAATAAGAATAGTATTGAAGACCATTTTGATTACTCTTATGAATTAGAAGATACTCTTAAAAAAGATGGAAAAGATAAGTTACTAGGAAAAGTAGAGAGTATATCATCTATGGCTAATATCTGTTATGTTAGACAAAATCATCCAAAGGGATTAGGACATGCTATATTAAAAGCTAAATCTTTTGTAGGAGATGAGCCATTTGTAATAGCTCTAGGAGATGATATAGTGTACAATGATAAACCAGTAGCTAAGCAGCTAATAGAAAACTATTCTAAATATCAATCTAGTATAGTAGGTTGTCAAGAGGTAAAGGAATCTGATGTTTCTAAGTATGGAATAGTAAAACCATCTAAATCATTAGATGAAAAAACTGTAGAGATGGTAGATTTTATAGAAAAACCTAGTATAGAGGAAGTTCCATCAAGACTTGCCTGTCTTGGAAGATATCTACTTACTCCAAAAATATTTGAATACTTAGAAAAAACAGAACCAGGAAAAGGTGGAGAGATACAGCTTACAGATGCCATAGTAGCTATGATGAAAGATGGAGAAAAGGTATTAGCTTATAACTTTGATGGAAAAAGATATGATATAGGTAATAAGTTTGGATTACTTAAAGCAAATATAGAGTTTGGACTAAGAAATGAGGAGACAAGAGAGGAATTATTAGAATATCTTAAAAATATCTAG
- a CDS encoding O-antigen ligase family protein, which yields MFKINQSIYNQIGELGVYIYTLSLFISKSGVNIGLGFLALAFLLYLWDRRKIKLTTEEKYILVILILLPIFSFFSAGGIHSFQRALEKSYRYIGLFFMPYFLYKDRVVKIVLSLFSLSIIISFINGILYYKKLKWNFNVRFLSFSSNTLDEAHILAMGSMLILVAIIYYIKGGKYITLLYTFTLILAVAALVMTQGRGAWLGFGASLFVVSFFLFRSKKIFIAITILTLLLGYGGINSKALENNKYIKRIESITNTEATSPKVRLLLWESSIDMFKNNLPFGVGRDNASKYALEYMEKNHKYDEMKYKWAKAHLKEIAGSGNLHSMYFTSLAEEGILAFPFIGMFLFILYRQFRYCIARERDLNFYLVVGTMGMLVAFLVGGLTENVWREIWKSNMLVFSLGLYLSRVKSEN from the coding sequence ATGTTTAAAATCAACCAAAGCATATACAACCAAATAGGAGAGTTAGGTGTATATATCTACACCCTCTCTCTTTTTATATCCAAGTCAGGTGTAAATATAGGGTTAGGATTTTTAGCTCTAGCCTTTTTACTCTATCTTTGGGATAGGAGAAAAATTAAATTGACAACAGAGGAAAAATATATATTGGTTATCCTTATTCTACTACCAATATTTAGCTTTTTCTCAGCAGGTGGAATACACTCTTTTCAAAGAGCTTTAGAAAAATCATACAGATATATTGGACTCTTTTTTATGCCTTACTTTCTTTATAAGGATAGAGTTGTAAAAATAGTACTATCACTTTTTTCCCTTAGTATAATAATATCTTTTATCAATGGTATTCTATACTACAAAAAACTTAAATGGAATTTTAATGTAAGATTTCTCAGTTTCTCAAGTAATACCTTAGATGAGGCACACATATTAGCTATGGGGAGTATGCTGATTTTAGTAGCCATTATCTACTATATCAAAGGAGGAAAATATATAACCTTACTATATACATTTACCCTTATCTTAGCAGTAGCAGCCTTAGTGATGACACAGGGAAGGGGAGCATGGTTAGGTTTTGGAGCTAGTCTATTTGTAGTTTCTTTCTTTCTCTTTAGAAGTAAAAAAATCTTTATAGCTATAACTATTCTTACTCTGCTTTTAGGTTATGGGGGTATCAATAGTAAGGCTTTAGAAAATAATAAATATATCAAGAGAATAGAGAGTATAACTAATACAGAAGCAACGTCTCCAAAGGTAAGGCTTCTTCTATGGGAAAGCTCAATAGATATGTTTAAAAATAACCTTCCCTTTGGAGTGGGAAGAGATAATGCTAGTAAGTATGCTTTAGAGTATATGGAGAAGAACCATAAATATGATGAGATGAAGTATAAATGGGCAAAGGCTCATCTTAAAGAGATAGCTGGCTCTGGTAATCTTCACAGTATGTACTTCACAAGTCTTGCTGAGGAAGGGATACTAGCTTTTCCTTTTATAGGGATGTTTCTATTTATCCTATACAGACAATTTAGATACTGTATAGCTAGAGAAAGAGATTTGAATTTCTATCTAGTAGTAGGTACAATGGGTATGCTTGTAGCCTTTTTAGTAGGTGGGCTTACTGAGAATGTATGGAGAGAGATATGGAAATCCAATATGTTGGTATTCTCTTTAGGGCTATATCTATCCAGAGTAAAGAGTGAGAATTAG
- a CDS encoding AAA family ATPase encodes MLKGLPIGVEDFKKIRETDCYYIDKTKLIEDLLIDKTEVKLFCRPRRFGKTLSMSTLRYFFDIKNGEENRKLFDGLYISNSPLMSEQGKYPVIFISMKGITGHTWKSSFSDIKLKIKELFKDYSYLVDSFDKYDKLDFEKYILDIESLEEADLKKSLHILTKLLCKYYNQKVILLIDEYDSPILSAVEKGYYTEMKDFLRAFYGDALKTNEYLQMGVLTGIIRVTQAGIFSDLNNIENYTILKKSYSQYFGLLEAEVEEALRYYGIEYKLDEVRAWYDGYNFAGTEVYNPLSILKYIKEKELESYWINTSGNALIMEIIANSDDRVIKDLEKLFEEKELETTVDLELDMGKSLLESDIWSLMLSSGYLTIKEKIDRKNYIIKIPNKEIRTFFKDAFIKMVFKGTRYVEDVKRALLTKDLESFEIAFQNMVLESISFHNTTLNMKKEEGKEIDELAYSEVPYQMFMLGFLTSMQDKFFVTPEQESGLGRADILLEPKNKNGVGYILEIKATRKNNRISNLAKRAHKQIDSKIYETELRKRGVVDIVKIGIAFRGKEVEFHYE; translated from the coding sequence ATGTTAAAGGGATTACCAATAGGAGTAGAAGATTTTAAGAAAATAAGGGAAACAGACTGTTACTATATAGATAAAACTAAATTAATAGAAGATTTACTAATAGATAAGACAGAGGTAAAGCTTTTTTGTCGTCCAAGAAGATTTGGAAAGACTTTGAGTATGTCAACACTAAGATATTTCTTTGATATAAAGAATGGAGAGGAGAATAGGAAACTCTTTGATGGGCTATATATATCTAACTCTCCACTGATGTCAGAACAGGGAAAATACCCAGTAATATTTATCAGTATGAAAGGAATTACAGGTCATACTTGGAAATCAAGTTTTAGTGATATTAAATTAAAAATTAAAGAGTTATTTAAAGATTATAGCTACTTAGTAGATAGTTTTGATAAATATGATAAGCTAGATTTTGAAAAATATATTTTAGATATTGAAAGTTTGGAAGAGGCAGATTTAAAAAAATCATTACATATACTGACAAAGTTATTATGTAAATACTACAACCAAAAAGTAATTCTTTTAATAGATGAATATGATTCTCCAATTCTTTCAGCTGTAGAAAAAGGTTACTATACAGAGATGAAGGATTTCTTGAGAGCTTTCTATGGAGATGCACTAAAAACTAATGAGTACTTACAGATGGGGGTACTAACTGGAATAATTAGAGTAACACAGGCAGGAATATTTTCAGACTTAAATAATATAGAGAACTACACAATATTAAAAAAATCTTACTCTCAATATTTTGGACTATTAGAAGCTGAGGTAGAGGAAGCCTTAAGATATTATGGAATAGAGTATAAGCTAGATGAGGTAAGAGCTTGGTATGATGGGTATAATTTTGCAGGAACAGAGGTATATAATCCATTGAGTATCTTAAAGTATATTAAGGAAAAAGAGTTAGAATCATACTGGATAAATACTTCAGGAAATGCACTAATTATGGAGATAATAGCCAATAGTGATGATAGAGTAATCAAGGATTTAGAGAAGCTATTTGAAGAGAAAGAGTTAGAAACAACAGTAGATCTAGAGCTAGATATGGGAAAAAGTTTGTTAGAGAGTGATATATGGAGCTTGATGCTGTCATCTGGATATCTGACAATAAAAGAGAAGATAGATAGAAAAAATTATATAATCAAAATACCTAATAAGGAGATAAGAACATTCTTTAAGGATGCTTTTATCAAAATGGTATTTAAAGGAACAAGATATGTAGAGGATGTAAAAAGAGCACTACTAACTAAAGATTTAGAATCCTTTGAGATAGCTTTTCAAAATATGGTGTTAGAAAGTATAAGTTTCCACAACACTACTCTGAATATGAAAAAAGAGGAAGGAAAAGAGATAGATGAACTTGCCTACTCAGAGGTACCATACCAAATGTTTATGTTGGGCTTTTTAACATCAATGCAGGATAAATTTTTTGTAACACCAGAACAGGAGAGTGGCTTAGGCAGGGCAGATATCTTGCTAGAACCAAAGAATAAAAATGGAGTAGGATATATATTAGAGATAAAGGCAACTAGAAAGAATAATAGAATAAGTAACTTAGCTAAGAGAGCTCATAAGCAGATAGATAGCAAGATATATGAGACAGAGCTAAGAAAAAGAGGAGTAGTAGACATAGTAAAAATAGGGATAGCCTTTAGAGGAAAAGAGGTAGAGTTTCATTATGAATAG
- a CDS encoding AAA family ATPase: MLKGLPIGREDFKEIRENSFYYVDKTKYIEELLLDGTQVKLFCRPRRFGKTLSMSTLRYFFDIKNGEENRKLFDGLYISNSPMMSEQGKYPVIFITMKGIIGRDLEEVIKDIEVKIYELYNRYFFIEERLNPNAREVFNRLARKEGSIAEIKSSLRFLTQFLYEYYNQKVVLLIDEYDSPLLNAVEKGYYTEMKDFLRAFYGDALKTNEYLQMGVLTGIIRVTQAGIFSDLNNIENYTILKKSYSQYFGLLEAEVEEALRYYGIEYKLDEVRAWYDGYNFAGTEVYNPLSILKYIKEKELESYWINTSGNALIMEIIANSDDRVIKDLEKLFEEKELETAVDLELDMGKSLLESDIWSLMLSSGYLTIKEKIDRKNYIIKIPNKEIRTFFKDAFIKMVFKGTRYVEDVKRALLTKDLESFEIAFQNMVLESISFHNTTLNMKKEEGKEIDELAYSEVPYQMFMLGFLTSMQDKFFVTPEQESGLGRADILLEPKNKNGVGYILEIKATRKNNRISNLAKRAHKQIDSKIYETELRKRGVVDIVKIGIAFRGKEVEFHYE, encoded by the coding sequence ATGTTAAAGGGATTACCAATAGGAAGAGAAGATTTTAAAGAGATAAGAGAAAATAGTTTTTATTATGTAGATAAGACAAAATATATAGAGGAGTTATTACTAGATGGAACACAGGTAAAATTATTTTGTCGTCCAAGAAGATTTGGAAAGACTTTGAGTATGTCTACCTTAAGATATTTCTTTGATATAAAGAATGGAGAGGAGAATAGGAAACTCTTTGATGGGCTATATATATCTAACTCTCCAATGATGTCAGAACAGGGAAAATACCCAGTAATATTTATAACTATGAAGGGGATTATTGGAAGAGATTTAGAAGAAGTAATAAAAGATATAGAAGTAAAAATCTATGAACTATACAATAGATATTTTTTTATAGAAGAGAGATTAAATCCAAATGCTAGAGAGGTTTTTAATAGATTAGCAAGAAAAGAGGGAAGTATTGCTGAGATAAAAAGCTCTTTGAGATTTTTAACACAGTTCCTATATGAGTACTATAACCAAAAAGTAGTTCTTTTAATAGATGAGTATGATTCTCCCCTACTTAATGCCGTTGAAAAAGGTTACTATACAGAGATGAAGGATTTCTTGAGAGCTTTTTATGGAGATGCCCTAAAGACAAATGAGTACTTACAGATGGGAGTACTTACAGGAATAATTAGAGTAACACAGGCAGGAATATTTTCAGACTTAAATAATATAGAGAACTATACAATATTAAAAAAATCTTACTCTCAATATTTTGGACTATTAGAAGCTGAGGTAGAGGAAGCCTTAAGATACTATGGAATAGAGTATAAGCTAGATGAGGTAAGAGCTTGGTATGATGGGTATAACTTTGCAGGAACTGAAGTCTACAATCCACTAAGTATCTTAAAATATATCAAAGAAAAAGAGTTAGAGTCATACTGGATAAATACCTCAGGAAATGCACTAATTATGGAGATAATAGCCAATAGTGATGATAGAGTAATCAAAGATTTAGAAAAGCTATTTGAAGAGAAAGAGTTAGAGACAGCAGTGGACTTAGAGCTAGATATGGGAAAAAGTTTGTTAGAGAGTGATATATGGAGTTTGATGCTGTCATCTGGATATCTGACAATAAAAGAGAAGATAGATAGAAAAAATTACATAATCAAAATACCTAATAAGGAGATAAGAACATTCTTTAAGGATGCTTTTATCAAAATGGTATTCAAAGGAACAAGATATGTAGAGGATGTAAAGAGAGCACTACTGACTAAAGATTTAGAATCCTTTGAGATAGCTTTTCAAAATATGGTGCTAGAGAGCATAAGTTTCCACAATACTACTCTGAATATGAAAAAAGAGGAAGGAAAAGAGATAGATGAACTTGCCTACTCAGAGGTACCATACCAAATGTTTATGTTGGGCTTTTTAACATCAATGCAGGATAAATTTTTTGTAACACCAGAACAGGAGAGTGGCTTAGGAAGGGCAGATATCTTACTAGAGCCAAAGAACAAAAATGGAGTGGGATATATATTAGAGATAAAGGCAACTAGAAAGAATAATAGAATAAGTAACTTAGCTAAGAGAGCTCATAAGCAGATAGATAGTAAGATATATGAGACAGAGCTAAGAAAAAGAGGAGTAGTAGACATAGTAAAAATAGGGATAGCCTTTAGAGGAAAAGAGGTAGAATTTCATTATGAATAG